A window of Trueperaceae bacterium genomic DNA:
GGCGTCGATCTTCTTCAGCAGGTGCTCGTCGACGAACGGCCCCTTCTTCAGGCTACGAGCCATGGCTCACTTCCCCTTCCGGCGGCGGACGATGAAGCGACCGGAGACCTTGCGCTTGTCGCGGGTCTTGTAGCCCTTCGCCTGCTGGCCCCACGGGCTGACGGGCGGCCTGCCGCCCGTCGAGCGACCCTCCCCGCCGCCGTGGGGGTGGTCGACAGGGTTCATGGCGCGGCCGCGCTGGTGCGGCTTGCGGCCCAGCCAGCGCTTGCGGCCGGCCTTCCCGAGCACGATGTTCTTGTGCTCGGCGTTGCCGACCGTGCCGATGGTGGCGTAGCAGTCGCCGTGCACGCGTCGCAGCTCGCCCGAGGGCATGCGGACGGTCACGTAGGCGCCGTCGCGCCCCTGGATCTGCAGGCTGGTGCCGGCGGACCTGGCGAGCTGGGCGCCCTTGCCCGGCACCAGCTCGACGGCGTGCACGACGCTGCCGACGGGTACCAGCCTCAAGGGCATGGCGTTGCCGGGGTTCGGCTCGGCGCTCTCGCCGGCCAGCAGCGTGGCGCCCACCGAGACCTTGTCCGGTGCCAGGATGTAGCGCTTCTCGCCGTCGGCGTAGTGCAGCAGGGCGATGTTCGCGCTGCGGTTCGGGTCGTACTCGATGGCGGCGACCCGCGCCGGCACGCCGGACTTGTCGCGGCGCTTGAAGTCGACGACGCGGTAGCGGCGCTTGTGGCCGCCCCCGCGGAAACGCGAGGTGATGCGGCCCATGTTGTTGCGCCCGCCCGACTTCTTGATCGGCTTGAGCAGCGACTTCTCGGGCTTGCTGCGCGTGACCTCGCCGAAGTCGGACGTGGTCATGAAGCGGCGGGAGGGGGTGTACGGTCGGTACTTCTTGGTAGGCACTTCTCTCCCTCCCTCCTTACGAGAGGCCCTCGAGCTGCTCGATCCTCTGACCGGGCCTGAGGGTCACGATGGCCTTGAGCCTGTTCTCCGTGCGGCCGGAGAAGCGGCCCATCCGCTTCACCTTGCCGCGCACCTTGACGAGGTTCACCCGCGTGACGTCGACGTCGAAGACCGTCTCCACGGCCTCCTTGACCTGCACGCGGTTCGCGCGCGGGTGGACGTAGAAGGTGTACTTGCCCGTCTGCATGGCCGTGACTGCCTTCTCCGACAGGACCGGGCCGATGATGACCTCGCTCGCGTTCACCGCGGCCCCTCC
This region includes:
- the rplB gene encoding 50S ribosomal protein L2, with translation MPTKKYRPYTPSRRFMTTSDFGEVTRSKPEKSLLKPIKKSGGRNNMGRITSRFRGGGHKRRYRVVDFKRRDKSGVPARVAAIEYDPNRSANIALLHYADGEKRYILAPDKVSVGATLLAGESAEPNPGNAMPLRLVPVGSVVHAVELVPGKGAQLARSAGTSLQIQGRDGAYVTVRMPSGELRRVHGDCYATIGTVGNAEHKNIVLGKAGRKRWLGRKPHQRGRAMNPVDHPHGGGEGRSTGGRPPVSPWGQQAKGYKTRDKRKVSGRFIVRRRKGK
- the rplW gene encoding 50S ribosomal protein L23; the protein is MNASEVIIGPVLSEKAVTAMQTGKYTFYVHPRANRVQVKEAVETVFDVDVTRVNLVKVRGKVKRMGRFSGRTENRLKAIVTLRPGQRIEQLEGLS